The stretch of DNA AATGCTTATGGAAGCAGTGGAGAACATTTTTATTTTTCTGATCCTAAAATTATAGAAGTATTGATAGGATACCGAAAAGGTTGGTTAGTTTATACTCCAGCCATCATTTTTGGTTTTTTAGGCTTAGTAACTTTATTTAAACAATCAAAAGATTTATTTTGGTGCTTGTTTATCTATCTTTTAATCAATATTTATGTAATTTCTTCTTGGCATTCTTGGTGGTATGGGGGGAGTTTTGGCATGCGTGCTTTGGTAGAATCTAGCGTTGTGATTAGCATACCAATGACTGCTTTTATACAATATGCTGCCCAAAACAATGTTATAAGCCATTTGTTAAGCATTCTTATTGCAGCATTTATCAGTCTTAATATGTTCCAATCTTACCAATATCATCATGGTATTATCCATTGGTCGCAAATGACAAAACAATCTTATTGGACGGTATTTGGGGTAGCACACCCTGCCCATCCATACCTCATAGAAAGAAGAAATAAGTATCTTTTAAAAAAGAAAGTTCGCTAATCGTTTGCACTAAAAAACATAAAAACGATCTATTCATTATTTGTTAAATAACTTGATTCTTTATAATGCATTCACCTAACATCACAACATTATCCATTGTTATCCCTGCTTATAATGAAGGAAAAACAATCCATCTTATTCTTAACAAAGTCAAGACGGTAACGCTCCCTGCCAACATTCAAAAGGAAGTGCTTATCATCAATGATTGTTCTACAGACAACACAGAGGCAGCCATTCAAGAATACATTGAAGCTAACAAAGCACTCAATATTCAATATTTTAAACATGAAAAAAACAAAGGAAAAGGGGCTGCATTACACACGGGCATTGCCAAAGCCACAGGGGAATATCTAATCATCCAAGATGCCGATTTGGAATATGACCCTGAAGAATATACAACGCTCCTCAAACCCATACTCAATGGTAATGCTGACGTTGTTTATGGTTCTCGTTTTATGGGGGGCAACCCTCACCGCATCTTATTTTTCTGGCATAGCATTGGCAACAAGCTTTTGACCTTCCTCTCCAATATGAACACCAACTTAAACTTAACGGATATGGAGACTTGTTATAAGCTGTTTAATACCCAATTGGTACAAGGGCTTAATCTGACTGAAAAGCGCTTTGGTTTTGAACCAGAAGTAACGGCAAAAATTGCCAAAGTTCCCAATGTTAGAATTTATGAAGTTGGCATTTCATATTATGGTAGAACCTTTGCAGAGGGCAAAAAAATTAACTGGAAAGATGGGGTTCGAGCCATTTATTGCATTGTTAAATTTAATCCGATTAAAACCATTAAGAATATTTTCTTTGTCACTACTTTATTGTTTATCCTGATTGCTTTTTTATGTAGTCTAATAAAATTAATAGGTTTGGTTTAAACCTTTTTTGCTAACCAACCAAGGAACAACCTTTTTTAAAATCCTGTTTAATCCGCATAATTCACAAAAATAATTTGGTAGTTTAACAACAACTACTTAGCTTCGCAGTCAATACTTATCGAGAAAGGTGGAGGGACTTGCCCTTAGAAGCCTTGGCAACCTGCTTTAGTAAGGTGCTAACTCAAGACAGATAAGTTAGGAGATTTGCTACTAATCAACTAGATTATACTAAAAAACGCTTCTAACAACTGTTGGAAGCGTTTTTTCCTTTTCTCGATTTTCATTTTTTTTATCAAAAAAATGGTTCTTTGACAAGTCTTGTGATAAGATCTTAACAACTACGATATATAAAGCTATAGGAGTCGTAAGTTATAAATAGAAAGTCGTGATTTATTATCAAAATAAAAATATACGATTTTCTATTTATATCCCACTCACTACTGCAAAAAGGTAGTCGTTTTTTTAGTCCACAAAACTTGTTATTGACCAAAAAAAACTGAGCAATGAAAATCACACTTCAACGACAAAATGACTTTTATCATTTCTTGGCTCAAAATGAGTCGGGTGCTACCCTACAATTAGATGCCTCCCCTGCTATTGGAGGTCAAAACAAAGGTTTTCGCCCAATGGAATCTCTATTAGCAGGCTTGGGTGGTTGTTCGGCCATTGACATTATTAGTATTCTAAAAAAACAACGCCAACAAATTGACGATTTTAAAATCGAAATCGAAGCGGATCGTAGGACAGAGCCTTTGCCTACCATTTTTAGTGCTATCGAAGTGACACTTATTATAACGGGAATAGTAGATGAAAAAAAGCTGCAAAAAGCGATTGATTTGACCATAGAAAAGTACTGCTCCGTTTATCATATTCTCAAAGAAACAGCTACGATCAACTACTCGTATAAGCTTATAGCTCCAACTGTTGTAGAAGAAAAAAAGGTTGGGCACAAATTCGAGACCTTAGCAATTCGGACACAAACCAAACGCACAGAAAACCGAGAACATTCTGTTCCCCTCTATCTGACTTCTAGCTTTACTTTTGACAATGCAGAGCAGGCAAGGTCTGTTTTTGCAGGAGAGGAAGAAGCCCATATTTATTCCCGTTTTTCAAATCCTAACGCAAGTGAATTTATAGAAAAAATGTGCCTACTAGAAGGAACAGAGGATGGTTTTGCTACAGCTTCGGGTATGTCTTCTATTTTTGCATCGCTAGCTCCTTTCCTAAAAAAAGGCGATCACTTGGTCGCTTGTCGTTCTGTTTTTGGCAATACGCATCGTATTATTACAGAAATTCTCCCCGACTGGGGCGTTGAATACACCTATGTTGATATAGACCAACCCGAAACTTGGGAGGCAGCCATTCAACCCAATACAAAAATGCTTTTTGCCGAAACGCCCTCCAACCCTGCTCTAGATTTTATCGATTTGGAATGGCTTGGTAAATTGACCAAAAAGCACGGCATTTTGCTAAATATTGACAACTGTTTTGCAACGCCTTATCTACAAAAACCAGCAGCTTATGGAGCTGATATTGTTGTTCATTCTGCTACCAAATGGATTGATGGGCAAGGGCGTGTGTTGGGTGGTCTTGTATTAGGAAAAAAAGAATTGGTGGCGCAAGTCTATGCCTTTGCTCGTAGAACAGGTCCTGCTATTTCTCCTTTTAATGCTTGGTTGCTTTCCAAAAGCTTAGAAACCTTAGCCGTTCGAATAGAACGACACTGTGAAAATGCTTATGCGATTGCCAGTTATTTGGAACATCACCCAGAAATTGAATCGGTCAAATATCCTCACCTCCCTTCCCACCCTCAATTTGAATTGGCTAAACGTCAGATGAAATTAGGAGGGGGCTTATTTACTTGTGTGGTCAAAGGAGGTTTGGAGCGAGGAAGAAAATTTCTAGATAGTTTGCAACTCTTGTCCCTAACTGCCAATTTAGGAGACACTAGAACCATTGCCACACATCCTGCCTCTACCACACATTCTAAACTAAGCCCAGAAGATCGCCAAGCCGTTGGAATTTGGGATGGGCTCATTCGATTTTCTGTTGGTTTAGAGCACATTGACGATATTTTAGCAGATATAGAACAAGCGCTAGAAAAATCCAAATGCTAAAGGGCTATCAAATTGTCATGAACAACATTATCTAATAGCCTATCATTAATATTTTTGGTTCTCTTATTTATTTCTAGCATGATTTATCCTAAAAATATACAAGTATATCAACACCAACAAGTTGTTGAACTGGAACAAGGCGGTACCCTACCAGAAGTAGAAATCGCTTATCACACTTTTGGAAAACTCAATGCGGCAAAAGACAATGTCGTATGGGTTTTCCATGCCTTAACCGCCAATTCAGATCCTACCGATTGGTGGAAAGGGGTCATTGGAAACAATACCTTAATTGATCCTGAACAACATTTTATTGTTTGTGCCAATGTATTGGGCTCTTTTTATGGTACCACCAATCCCCGCTCCATCAACCCAGAAACGGGCAAACAATATGGCATTGATTTTCCTAAGTTTACGGTTCGAGATGTCGTAAAAATACATCATTTGCTCCGCCAACATCTAGCCATTTCAACCATCAAATTATGCATTGGTGGTTCTTTTGGAGGACATCAAGCTCTAGAATTTGTTTTAATGGAGCCAAACATCGTACAAAGCTTATTTGTTTTGGCAACTACGGCTCGTGAAACGGCTTGGAGCATTGCCATTCACGAAGCGCAACGCATGGCCATTGAAACCGATCCAACTTGGAAGGACAATAGCCCAAAAGCAGGAGCAACAGGGCTAAAAACGGCTAGAGCATTAGGCTTGATTTCTTATCGAACCATTGATGCTTATGTAACAACCCAGACCGATGATAGCCCCAAACTCGATCAACACAAAGCAGCCTCTTATGTCCGTTATCAAGGAGAAAAACTCGAAAAGCGTTTTCATGCGCATTGTTATTGGCATTTATCAAAATGCTTGGATACGCATCATCTAGGAAGAGATCGAAGCTCAATAGAAGCTGCTTTGGCTCAAATCACCATCCCCACTACAATCATTGGTATTAAAAGTGATTTGTTGATTCCTCCATCCGAGCAACAATTTTTAGCCCAACACATCCCTAATGCCAATTACTATGAAATACCGTCCGCTTTTGGACACGATGGCTTTTTGATTGAAGTCAAACAGATTAATACGATCTTAGAACAACACCTCAAGCTTAAATTGTAAGGACTAAATCCTTTTGGGGCTTGCCTATATTGAACTGCTAAAAACTTAAAACCTATCGCTATTGGCATAGGTTTTGAATTTTAGTACTAAAAACACGTTATGAGATCTATATTTATCCTTTTAATTATTATTAGTACCCACGTTGCTATAACAGCGCAAGATAGCTGGACAGATTATATTATTGGTCGTCCAATTTCGGGTTATATGGAAGCAAAAAAAGCAACGGCCCAAGAATGGGGCATTCAATACAAAGCCATTGCCGCAGGCTGTGTAATTTCTGACGAAATTTCTCAAAAAGCAGCAGAATATGAAAAAAATAATGCGCTTTATTTTGAGACCTTAGCCCGTCAATATGGTACTGACTGGAAGTATTACTTTGAACTTGATGTCAAAAAAAAATTAGCAATCGCTCAATCAAAACATCAAACGGAAGTGCTATATGAAATAGTTATGGAAGCAACTCCCAACAAAGCATATTATACCACCAAACAGCTTGTTGCTAAAGCATGGGGGATTAATTATCAAGCTAAATTTATAACTGGTGAGCTAAGCGAATCGGTCAAAGCAGCAATACAAAAAGATATGTTGGCAAGTAATGCTTATGAAGTCCAACTCAATACTATTTTTGGAGCCAATTGGAAAGAAACCTTTCTAAAAGAAGTTGCCTTAGCTGTAGCCAAAAACAACACAAAACAGACGAATGCTACTTCCAATATGATTTGGACGGATTATGTTTTGGGCAAACCTCATTTAGCTTATTTTGAAGCAAAAGAAGCCCTTGCCAAAGAATGGGGGATTAACTATCAAGCTAAATTTATGGGCTGTGTTCTCCGTCCTAAGATGGAAAAAGAAAGAAAAAGGGTTAACCAAAAAAACACAGCTTATTTTGCCGTACTAAATCAACAATATGGCGAAGATTGGAAAAGTCATTTTGATCGAGCTGTTCAGAAAAAATTAGCCTCCCAAAAATAGATTTGAAAATATAGCTCTTCTATAACTATATTTTCAAATCTAGCGAACTATCTATCTTTATTGGGCAATAGAAATAGGTAGTCTCCATGTTTGTTTGTCCTCTTGAACCACTAAAAAGTACAAACCATTCGCCACTTCTCCTAGGTTTAAAGCATAAGTAATTTGCCCTCCTTTTAATTGATAATGGATGATTTGTTGCCCTGTAGCAGTATAGAGCTTTGCCTCCAAATTCTTTTTGGTAATTGCATCAAATTCTAAGGTAAACTGGTGAGCAATTGGATTAGGATATACTTCTAGACCAGAAGTTTCTACTTTTAGATCATCAACAGCAGAATAGACGGTAAATGGTAAGGTGCAATTCACATTATTTTTTACCTCACACCAACGTAGGGTAAATTCTTGTAAATATAAATTTGCAATATCAGCATCATGAATAATGAGTGTATTCTCGTCATTGCGTTCTTCTGCTGCGGTTGTCCAATTATGAGAACCAGTTATAACCAGTGGATCAGAATTGACATGCTCAGCATCGACAATAGCATACTTGTGGTGTAAATCGGTGGCATGATTGTCTGCTAAAATATTAACCCCTTGTCCTTGTAACCAAGGAAACTCCGAACCAATATCATTGATATTTTCCATAATTCCATGCTCAAAAACTCCTGATTGGTGCTCATTTCTGATCGCTGTCCCCAATTCATTTCGAGTATAAGACAAGATACAAAATTCAATATTGTGATCTGCCGAATACAAACCAGATTCAATTTCATCTGTTGTATGGTCAGAAGGAGAAAAATAAGCCTCAATTGTTTTTCCCCCAATATTAAAATTGTGTGGTGTATTATCTGCTTTTTGAGCACCAACTTTTGAGTTACTGGCATTATAATTAGCAGTGCTGCTTCCCCACATCTCGTCAAACTCCATCACATAAGCTTGCGCCAATGCTTGATCCTGAATAGCAATAGAGTTGTTATAATTCGTATACATATCGGTATACGTCCAATTGCAAGAACCTGTCCATACCCAAGAGCTATTAACCGTATTGGCATCTATTATCATAAACTTATTGTGCATCAAGTCTGAAGAATTAGCATAAAATACAGGGAAAGGGGGACTAGGGTTGCTCAAGGCTGCATTGCTAGTCATAGACCCACTATTGGCAATATATCGCACCCGAATGCCATTGTTATGCGCTGTTGTCAAGGCAGCTACAATAGCACTTCGAGTGTTATTATAAACAGCAATATCAATGGTGCTTGTTGCTTGATTAATCATAGCAATAATTTCATTTTCAATATTGGCTCCTCCTGAAACAATATGCGGGCTATTTCCATTAGAATACAAGGGATCAATCCCCTGATTAAACATCACTCGAATCACTCCTGTTGAATTGGATTGTGTAGTATAACAAGCAGTAGCTCCCCAAACGGTATCTTGTTCATTAATTAACAGTGGTCGTGCATAATAAAAAGTAGCAGGTTTTAAATTATTCAATCGCACTTGGTGCTCTTGGTTATTTTTTGGCATTTCCAATTGAATTCCTAGTTCTAAATCGGGGCTTGTTCCATATTGTACGCCCCCCTGCCCTTGTAGAGTAGTAGACCAAGCAAGGGTAAAGCTATTTTTCTGGATTTCAACCTGCTCGACATTCTGTATTGTTTCTTGTGAAAATAAAAGGGTAGGAACTACCATCAGTAGCAGTAAAAATTTATTCATTTTTATAATTGTTAAAGTTTAAAATTCGTTTATAGGCTAGGGCTGAAACCTTCCTCTTAACTAAAAGATATACTATTTTTGTACGATAAATCTATTTCTATAAACCATAGAATTATTGTAGTACAAAATCCATTGCTGAATCGTTATAAGGTAATAACAGTTCTTCAATTTACCTAATAGTTAAACTTTATAATTAATTCAAGTTGCGGTAAATAAAAATGAAGTCTTCTAATAATTGTAATTTAAAGTCGCTAAACAAAATATACAATGGAAGACTTCACAATTGCAATTTACTGTTTTATTGACGATTATTTAAAAATAAAGAACCGAAAAGCAAGTTCAAAGCGCAAATCATCAGATGCTGAAATTATAACAACAGCTTTGGTTGCTGCTAGATATTTTGGCGGCAACTATGTAAAAGCAAGACTTTATCTTAAGGAAGTACACAAATTCAACTTTCCAGATAAATCTAATTTTAGTAGATTGCTAAATAAGCTTTCTGATACGATTTCGAGTATCTTTTTTGGATTAGGTCAAAGCCTAAAAAAATTAAATACAGATAGTGAATATCTAATAGATTCTTTTCCAGTTACAGTTTGCAGGAATATTCGAATTCCAAGGTGTAAACTACTTAATCATGAAGCATATAGAGGCAAAAACACATCAAAGAGAGAATACTTCTATGGCTTCAAAGTTCAGATAATCACAACAAAAGATGGAATACCAGTAGAATACTTTTTATCTGCGGGATCCTATGCTGATATAACAGCGTTTAAAAGTATGAATATTGATTTGCCTCCAGGAAGCAAATTATATGGAGATAGTGGTTACACTGACTACGAATTTGAAGATTCTTATAAAGAGTTAGAACAAATACACTTGTTGATTGTTCGTAAATCAAATTCTAAAAGAAAGGACCATCCATCTTTAACTTTTTTGAAAGACTATATGCGAAAACGAATTGAAATAACCTTCTCTGAAATCACAAATTTCTTTCCTAGAAAGATACATGCTGTGACGGCTCAAGGGTTTATTTTGAAGATTGTGTTATTCATTTTTGCATTTACTATTGATAAAACCTTATAAACCGCAACTTGAATTAATTATTAAATAGAAAATGTTTATTATCGACATCTCTTCAATCTTAAAAATAGCATCATTTCTTAACTTTATTTTACATTTATAGCCCATTCCCCTCATCATCCATCAAATTTAATCAAGATATGAAAACACTTTTCCTTCTATTCTTCTGTTTTTTATCCGTTTACACCATTGCCCAACCTTTAAGTACAGCTTGGATCGCACCTATTCCTGGTAGCCTGTATGAACAAAATAATAGCATGGCACAAGCTCCTTGTGGCGATGTTTATACCGTTGGTTTTTTTCAAGGCACCTTCGGGTCATTAACCAGTGTTGGTAGTGAAGACGGATTTATTGCTAAATATAATGACCAAGGGCAATTACAATGGATCAAACAATTAGCGGGCACCAGCAGCGATCGAGTCAATGGAATTGTTATAGCCAATGATAATGAAATCTATATTGTTGGTGAGTTTAGAGACAAGTTTTATTATAACAATGACAGTCTTGTCAGTCAAAATCAGTTGGACGTTTTAATTGCTAAATTAGATAGTTCAGGTACCATACAATGGGCAAGTAGTGCCAATGGTTGGGGGTATGAAAGTGGCAATGATATTGCATTAATGCCGAATGGCAATCTTGTTATTACGGGATACTATGAAAATAATCTTGACTTTGGAGGCTCTAGTTTATTGGCTAATGGCTTAAGAGATATATTTATTGCAACAATTGACCCACAAGGAAATCCGCAATGGTTAAAAACGCTAAGTGGTCCCGCATTTGAAGAAGGAAAATCGATTGCAACCGATAGTAGTAATAACATCTATATTGCAGGATCTTTTAGAGATTTTTTGTATCCCAATGGCAATACAGTCGCAGGCGAAGGAAGCTATGATGTGTATTTAGCTAAATACGACCAGACAGGGCAACTCCTTTGGATAAAAACAATGGGGGGTCCCGCAGCAGATGAAGGCACCTATGTCAAAGTAGATCACCACCAAAATGTTGTTGTGACAGGTTGGTACGACCGCTATATACAGGTTGATACCGTATTATTGAGTGGCTCTAAAGAAGAAGATGGTTTTGCTGCTAAGTTTGCTCCCAATGGAGATTTTCTTTGGGTAATCCCCCTAGCAGGCACCTTTGATGAGCGCACCTATGGCGTTGACTTTGATGCCGATGATAATCTTTATATCATGGGAACCTTGGATAGCCTACTAATTTTAGGTGGAGATTCTTTGAATAATCGCCATTTAAATCGCCCAACGGACATTTTTATTGCCAAATATGATGAAGCAGGAAACTATAAATGGGCACAAACACTAGGGCATTATTACAATGATTTTTGTTATGATTTGTTGGTAAAAGATGCCACTACAATTTACCTCGCAGGAAGTTTCCAAGACACCTCTATATTTATAACAGACACCCTAATTAGTCAGAATGATTATGATGTATTTTTAGCTAAATTTGATATAGACACTACAGTTGCTATCCCCAAAATTCCTGCTAATGTCACGAACGATATTCAACAGCTTTTACTATACCCTAATCCTAGTCATCAACAAAGCACTCTTTATTATACGCTAACCCAAACGACAGATGTTAACATTCTTATTTATGATTTATTGGGTAGCGTTCATCAAACTATTCTGCTAAAAAATCAACCGATAGGCCCGCATCAATTAAAGCTCAATAGACCGTCCAGAGAAGCAGGGGTTTACTTTGTACAAATCAAAACCAACCGATCCTCCAAGGTAATAGAGTTGCTAGTTGATTAGGTAACTGATGTTCGGTAAATTTGACGATTTGAAAATGTATCCGTGTTTCATTTTCAAATCGTCAAACTAAAAACAGAAGTTAAAAAAAACGCTCATTAAAAATTTCTCGATCCTGATCCTTGTGTTTACCTTTTACAAAACAATAACTAATCATTGCTTCTATAGACCCTGAATTATATCGTTGCAATTGGGTGACGGTAAAATCATAAGCCGCTGCAATTCTAAGCTGTGGAGTAATTTGCCACTGCAAAATTGCATCCACAGATGATCCAACACGATAAGTTAACCCCAATAATACTCGTTTAACAAATACAAAACTTACATTTATATCCATTGCTAATGGTGCATGGAGAACATATTTCATCAATAGATTTTGTTGAATTTGTACCCCTTTGGCTATATCAAAAATAAAGCCCCCCATCAAATAATAATGCTGCGTAAACTCAGGCTCAATGGTTCCATTAGAAGCCGCTATGTTAAAATCACCCTTATTCACAAAAAGATGTGGAACTGAAATTCCTCCATACCAATGCTTGGACTGATAATAGATTCCTGCTCCAAAATTAGGCAAAATTCTACTGGTAGTAGATTGAGGAATAGAAGCATCAAAATTATCAATTAGATCCGCTTGATCCCATCGAATTTGAGTATAATACATCGCACCTCTTAAACCCAAACTCAGAAAAGAATTGTCTTTGAACTTTATAATATAAGCATAATTTGTTTCTATGCTTACTCGATCAGCAAAACCAATTTGATCGTAGGTAAGTGACAAACCTAAGCCCACTCGCTTTTTCCAAACGGCACCATGTGCATTAAAAGTTGCCGTTTGGGGAGCCCGTTCGATTCCAATCCATTGTTTTCTATAAATAGCAGATAAACAAAGCACCGATTTGGTTCCAGCGTAAGCTGGGTTAAAATTCAGTTTATTAAACATAAACTGGGTGTATTGTATGTCTTGTTGTGCATGACTACTCAAAGAAATCAATAAGACAGACCAACAGAGTAATATAATTTTTTTCATAGCAGTTTGTTTTATCGTTTAATTTCAATAGATCCATTTTGGGGTTGTTTGCCTTCGATTTGTAAAATATAAAAATAAACCCCATCTGGCAATGGTTGATTCCTATGGGTACCATCCCAATCGCTTTGATAATTATCGGTTTCGAAGACTACATTGCCCCAACGATTAAAGATGTATAAAGCTCCTTTTTCATTGGTATTACTCAAACAAGGAATGACAAAAAAGTCGTTTCGACCATCTCCATTTGGCGTAAATGCAGTTGGGGTATAGCAATCACCAGGCGGTTGAATTCCTATTGTTACCAAAGCGGTATCACAAACAACAGGGCAATCGCTATTGCAGATTTCATAAATAAAATATTGATTTAATACTGCTCCATTAATGTCTACTTCAAATTGCCCATTACCCAAACTTGTCATTTGACCGTCTATCATTGGCGTATGAATCATAATATCCCAATTGGGTGGCAAAGTATCGTTTAGAATAGCATCAACAGTAGCAATAGAGCCATCTGGTATCAAGTTAAAACTATCCATTGTAGCCCGTGGCCATACATCGTCTAAGATGATATACATCGTGTCAGAAGAATAATTGGTACAAACTCCATTAGACAATGACCAGATCATCATACTGGTATCTTGCGTAAAGTTTTTGACAAGCGTAGTTGCCGAATCAGGGTCAACAATAATCGCACTTGAAGGGGTAGACCAAAGCCCCTGCCCTAGCGTAGAAACCATTGCAGCCATATTGAGGCTATCAGGGCTACAGGTTACATCTGGTCCAGCGATTGCCTGATCTGTTGGAATAGCATCAATAGTAACGATAATAGTATCGGTAGCATGTACACCACAAAAACTATTGGTCAGCTCCCATACAAATACATACGAATTGCCCGCTACCAATCCATTAACAGCCGTCACAGAATCTGCTGGTTGATCAATTAATACTCCTGTATTAGCTTGCGCCGTACTTTGAAGCCACTGTCCTGTACTTGTTGTTAATGGACTAGCCGCCAAATTGATGGTGGTATCCTCGCACCAATTCTGATCCAGCCCCGCATTGGCTAAATCTGGGCTTGGTAAAATAACATGGATGATCACCGAATCGGTCGAAAGATTGGAACAAGTAGCATTGGACAATGTCCAATAAAAAACGTTCATTCCAACAGGCAGGTTATAAACTAAGCTGTTAGGATCATTAGGGTTGGTAATGGTTGCTCCCGAATGTGTTGTCCACGTTCCTAGCAATGTTCCTGAGACCGAACTTGCCGAAAGATAAGTTGAATCTGTTGTACACAAAATTTGTGCGTTTCCAGCAAAAGCGGAAGCCGTAGTATCCAAAACCGTTATTTCTGCTATACAATTTCCAGTATTACCACTTGAGTCTGTTACGGTCAATACGATGCTGTTAAGTCCTATATCTGGGCAATTAAAAGTATCCTGACTCAAAGAAAAGCCTTGCAGCGCACAATTGTCAACACTTCCTCCATCAAAATCAATGGCATTAACATGAATCGTTGTTCCTGAGAAAAATAATGTATCATTGAGGCAAACCGCTGTAGGAGAAATTGTATCTCGAACCGTTACTTGTGTAATGCATGAATCCCGATTTCCGCTTTGATCGGTTACAAACATTTTCACAGCATGAGGATTAACCGCCAATGCACTACAATCAAAAGTATTGGTTGACAAACTATAATTCGTAATCGAACAGTTATCGATACTTCCATTATCTACATCCATCACTTGAAGTGTAGCCAAGTTTGTACTAGGATCAATAAAAACAGTTGTATTAAGGTGACAATTCGCAACAGGAGCCGCAACATCTTCTAAATAAACAGTTGTTGTACAAGAATCTACATTTCCACTAATATCCGTTCCTATCAAGGTAACATTGGTTGCCCCCAAATGGCTACAATCTAGCGTCAACGAAGGTTGGCCATTAATGGTTAAGTTAGGCACACTACAGTTATCGCTAGTACCAGCATTAATCATCAACGGATTCACTACAACATTAGGTCCTGTCAACTGAATGGTATCGGGTCTACAATTGACAATGGGGTTAATGGTATCGGTTACAATTACCGTAGTGATACAAGTAGAAGTATTGCCTGTTGCATCTCTAACCACTAAGGTTATCGGATTAGGGTTATTGGTTACGTTAGTAGCATTAAAGGTAGCATTGGGCAAACCTCCAACGGTAAAATTTAATGAACTACTACAGTTATCTGTACTCCCATTATTCAAAAGTGTTGATGGAATAGAAGCAAAACAAGTATTGTCTAAATAAACCGTCAAAATACCTGGTCCAATACAATTTGCCGTTGGAGGAATGGTATCTAAAATTGTAATATTAGCAGCACATTGTGTCGTATTGCCAGATATATCTGTAATGATAAGTTGTACCGTATTGGTTCCTACTTGAGAACAATTAAAGTTAACGGATGGCAAACCATTTACGGTAGCGGTA from Aureispira anguillae encodes:
- a CDS encoding phospholipase D-like domain-containing protein, with translation MNKFLLLLMVVPTLLFSQETIQNVEQVEIQKNSFTLAWSTTLQGQGGVQYGTSPDLELGIQLEMPKNNQEHQVRLNNLKPATFYYARPLLINEQDTVWGATACYTTQSNSTGVIRVMFNQGIDPLYSNGNSPHIVSGGANIENEIIAMINQATSTIDIAVYNNTRSAIVAALTTAHNNGIRVRYIANSGSMTSNAALSNPSPPFPVFYANSSDLMHNKFMIIDANTVNSSWVWTGSCNWTYTDMYTNYNNSIAIQDQALAQAYVMEFDEMWGSSTANYNASNSKVGAQKADNTPHNFNIGGKTIEAYFSPSDHTTDEIESGLYSADHNIEFCILSYTRNELGTAIRNEHQSGVFEHGIMENINDIGSEFPWLQGQGVNILADNHATDLHHKYAIVDAEHVNSDPLVITGSHNWTTAAEERNDENTLIIHDADIANLYLQEFTLRWCEVKNNVNCTLPFTVYSAVDDLKVETSGLEVYPNPIAHQFTLEFDAITKKNLEAKLYTATGQQIIHYQLKGGQITYALNLGEVANGLYFLVVQEDKQTWRLPISIAQ
- a CDS encoding glycosyltransferase family 2 protein produces the protein MHSPNITTLSIVIPAYNEGKTIHLILNKVKTVTLPANIQKEVLIINDCSTDNTEAAIQEYIEANKALNIQYFKHEKNKGKGAALHTGIAKATGEYLIIQDADLEYDPEEYTTLLKPILNGNADVVYGSRFMGGNPHRILFFWHSIGNKLLTFLSNMNTNLNLTDMETCYKLFNTQLVQGLNLTEKRFGFEPEVTAKIAKVPNVRIYEVGISYYGRTFAEGKKINWKDGVRAIYCIVKFNPIKTIKNIFFVTTLLFILIAFLCSLIKLIGLV
- a CDS encoding IS982 family transposase, whose product is MEDFTIAIYCFIDDYLKIKNRKASSKRKSSDAEIITTALVAARYFGGNYVKARLYLKEVHKFNFPDKSNFSRLLNKLSDTISSIFFGLGQSLKKLNTDSEYLIDSFPVTVCRNIRIPRCKLLNHEAYRGKNTSKREYFYGFKVQIITTKDGIPVEYFLSAGSYADITAFKSMNIDLPPGSKLYGDSGYTDYEFEDSYKELEQIHLLIVRKSNSKRKDHPSLTFLKDYMRKRIEITFSEITNFFPRKIHAVTAQGFILKIVLFIFAFTIDKTL
- a CDS encoding FEKKY domain-containing protein; protein product: MRSIFILLIIISTHVAITAQDSWTDYIIGRPISGYMEAKKATAQEWGIQYKAIAAGCVISDEISQKAAEYEKNNALYFETLARQYGTDWKYYFELDVKKKLAIAQSKHQTEVLYEIVMEATPNKAYYTTKQLVAKAWGINYQAKFITGELSESVKAAIQKDMLASNAYEVQLNTIFGANWKETFLKEVALAVAKNNTKQTNATSNMIWTDYVLGKPHLAYFEAKEALAKEWGINYQAKFMGCVLRPKMEKERKRVNQKNTAYFAVLNQQYGEDWKSHFDRAVQKKLASQK
- a CDS encoding trans-sulfuration enzyme family protein, whose translation is MAPTVVEEKKVGHKFETLAIRTQTKRTENREHSVPLYLTSSFTFDNAEQARSVFAGEEEAHIYSRFSNPNASEFIEKMCLLEGTEDGFATASGMSSIFASLAPFLKKGDHLVACRSVFGNTHRIITEILPDWGVEYTYVDIDQPETWEAAIQPNTKMLFAETPSNPALDFIDLEWLGKLTKKHGILLNIDNCFATPYLQKPAAYGADIVVHSATKWIDGQGRVLGGLVLGKKELVAQVYAFARRTGPAISPFNAWLLSKSLETLAVRIERHCENAYAIASYLEHHPEIESVKYPHLPSHPQFELAKRQMKLGGGLFTCVVKGGLERGRKFLDSLQLLSLTANLGDTRTIATHPASTTHSKLSPEDRQAVGIWDGLIRFSVGLEHIDDILADIEQALEKSKC
- a CDS encoding homoserine O-acetyltransferase family protein, whose product is MIYPKNIQVYQHQQVVELEQGGTLPEVEIAYHTFGKLNAAKDNVVWVFHALTANSDPTDWWKGVIGNNTLIDPEQHFIVCANVLGSFYGTTNPRSINPETGKQYGIDFPKFTVRDVVKIHHLLRQHLAISTIKLCIGGSFGGHQALEFVLMEPNIVQSLFVLATTARETAWSIAIHEAQRMAIETDPTWKDNSPKAGATGLKTARALGLISYRTIDAYVTTQTDDSPKLDQHKAASYVRYQGEKLEKRFHAHCYWHLSKCLDTHHLGRDRSSIEAALAQITIPTTIIGIKSDLLIPPSEQQFLAQHIPNANYYEIPSAFGHDGFLIEVKQINTILEQHLKLKL